In Rhinolophus ferrumequinum isolate MPI-CBG mRhiFer1 chromosome 8, mRhiFer1_v1.p, whole genome shotgun sequence, the DNA window acaccatagAGTCGGTGACCCTCCGGCGTATAGACCTGCCGCGGCTGAGCGCACATCGGAAGAGGCGGCCGCTGCGCCGGAAGTCAGGCGGGGACGCCCGGAGCGCCGCGAAGGAGATGAAGCCGGCGGTGGACGAGATGTTCCCCGAGGGCGCCGGGCCCTACGTGGACCTGGACGAGGTGAGGCGGGAGGCCGCGGGCCGGGCGGGGCCGGACTGTCGGGAGGGACGGCCCCACCGCCCCGCCGCGTCCCCTGCCCCGACGGCTCTGAACCCAAACCCAAGCCTAACTCGGGTCCCGAGCACCGGTGAGGGTGCGGGGTCGGCGGCGCGGGGGGTCGCCGGGCTGGGGTCTGGGTGCGCGTCGTCGGGAGGCGGCGGGGCGTCCCCGGGGCGTCGTGCGGTGTCATCTGGGCAGAGGCCGGGGGAGAAGCTGGGCGGGGGCTCGGCAGTTGCGTGACCGCGCGTTTTCGGGACGTTTGGCGCGGCGACCGCGCTGCGTCCTGCAGTTACAGAGGCGTAAGGTGGCCTCGCGTGTTCCTGTCCGCCGTGGTCACAGGCAGAGTCTGTGCGTGAGCTGGGAGCTGCAGAGCCGGCCCGGCACAGTGTCGGGCCCACGCGCGACGGCAGGGCCTCGTTTTCTGTCTCAAAGCCGAGCGGGGACACAGCCGTCCCCGCGCGCCTGCAGGTCACGGCACGGCAGGCAGGGCCGACTGCAGACACTGTGTCACGGGAAGGTGCAGGCGCCGTGCTGGGGCCGCCTGCGGCCGTCGGGGAGGCCCCGCGACAGCTTAGGAGGGCTGCTGAGCGGGGCACACGCGGAGGGTCGCGCTGCTGTTTGCCCGGTGGCAGAGGGCGCAGGAGGAAGGCCTGGCGGGCGTCCCCAGGGGGTCGAGGGACGGCAGTGTCATGTCCTTTAACACGGCGGGCCTCAGGTGCCGAGAGACGGCAGGGAGGAGCCGGAGGGGGGCGGCCGGTAGCCCTGCTGGGGTGGCGGGGCCGCACCGCACCCAGCACGCCCGCCAGCCCCGGCTGCTGGGCTTGTGGAAGGCGCTGTGCGGGCAGCCGCCGGAGGGCGTTGCAGGGGGAGTGAGAGCTCGAGGACCAGGAGGGCCGGGAGCATCCGAATGAAGACAGCGCCTGCAGATGGACGCAGGGACACACTGCACACAGTGTGTCAGCGCGCAGTCTGCATGGCTCACCGGTGATGCAGAAAGCCGGCGGAGGCTGAGAGGAGATGCGGCAGGTGGAGAAGCCCGGGGTCACTGAGAGCAGCTATTCAGGGGACACGGGGCACACTCACCTACTTGAGAGCCAGGAGAAGGCGCAGCAGCCAGCCTGGGGGAAGTCGGCGGGCAGGGCTGCAGCAGGGCCTGGGGGCAGTGGGGCGGGCGCGGGGCGGCGGACTCTGCTCCGACTTCAGACGTCACCGTGTGACTCTAAGACTCCATCCAGAGCCTGAGCTCACCACAGTGCCCAGCTTTGGTCGTACTGTGGTTTTACTGCCACCATAGAGTTGTGGCACCGGGAGGTGCTGTGATGGCACCCCCTCACCAACCAGTCAGCAGGTCAGTTCCCAAGGGAAATGGTTTACTTTTTGGAAGGAGCAGGGAGCCGTCCAGAGCAGAGAGGTTGGCAGGCTCGCACATTTGCAGCCTCTGTGGCGACGTCCCGCAGAGAACTGGGACCTCCACTGGAGGTTCACGGAGAAGTGGTGTTCAGGGCAGGGCCGGGCTCTATCTAAAGGGCCAGGAGGAATCTAGGCATGCAGGACCCCAGGAGACCTGCAGTGATTCCCGGGAACTCCGCCTTCCCGCCCCTCCCACGTTTCGCCTGGAGCTAAATTTTGACTCTGCCCTGGGCACTGCTCTGCCCCTTGCCTTCCTCCTGCGTGGTGGTGTGGAGCCTGTAAGGCACTTACCACCGGTTCTCACCTGCGGAAAACGCTGCTGACAGCCTCACCTTTCCCTTCCGCAGGCAGGAGGCAGCACCGGCCTCCTGATGGACTTGGCAGCCAACGAGAAGGCAGTGCACGCAGACTTTTTCAACGGTAAGGGTGCGGAGGGGCTGCCAGTTTTCATCTGAGTGTCTCTTCTGCAGGCTGTGCCGTGGAGCGACCTTGTGACACGGATGATTTGGATCGTAGAACAGTAAAGCCCAGATCCAGTGCTGTTCTCGGAACACAGTACAGTTTATATGAAATGACAGCAGGGGCTGTTAGCACTGGCAGCCAGCCCTGTTTTTCAGGAgataaaaatagcataaaattgCTCCCAGTCTTACATTCTGGGCATTGAGTGTGAGCTGTAGACACGCTTTTGGATGCCTGAAGCCGTGGTCATGTCTGGGCCATGGCCCGCAACACTAGACATGGGCATGGGGACCCCATCAGGCGTCTCATGCCTGTTCGCTCCTGACGGctggtttctttcctttccctgctgTCCACTGGGTTCCTGTCCCCACGCTGCCTTTGCAGCTttactccctccttcctctgaaacCAGGGCCATTCGTGTTTCAGACCTTCAGTTACCCAGAATGTGTGTGGAGCTTTACCGAGTAAACAGCA includes these proteins:
- the COPS9 gene encoding COP9 signalosome complex subunit 9 → MKPAVDEMFPEGAGPYVDLDEAGGSTGLLMDLAANEKAVHADFFNDFEDLFDDDDIQ